One Glycine max cultivar Williams 82 chromosome 6, Glycine_max_v4.0, whole genome shotgun sequence DNA segment encodes these proteins:
- the LOC100775874 gene encoding leishmanolysin homolog, giving the protein MELTVRCTSCALSRFHCKLRFAVIVFEIILILAWVEAHNAKSHEHQLQLGGLERNTENIASHSCIHDQILEQRKRPGRKVYSITPQVYEPGRLKPPQHKGRTLLDVSTSSRPQEDAKKPIRIYLNYDAVGHSPDRDCRAIGDIVKLGEPPMTSPGFPSCNPHAIPPIFGDCWYNCTSEDISEDDKKCRLRKALGQTADWFRRALAVEPVKGNLRLSGYSACGQDGGVQLPRGYIEEGVSDADLVLLVTTRPTTGNTLAWAVACERDQWGRAIAGHVNVAPRHLTAEAETLLSATLIHEVMHVLGFDPHAFAHFRDERKRRRNQVTEQVMDEKLGRMATRVVLPRVVMHSRYHYAAFSGNFSGLELEDGGGRGTSGSHWEKRLLMNEIMTGSVDTRSVVSKMTLALLEDSGWYKANYSMADHLDWGRNQGTEFVTSPCNLWEGAYRCNTTQFSGCTYNREAEGYCPILTYSGDLPRWARYFPQANKGGQSSLADYCTYFVAYSDGSCTDTNSARAPDRMLGEVRGSNSRCMASSLVRTGFVRGSMTQGNGCYQHRCINNSLEVAVDGIWKVCPQAGGPIQFPGFNGELLCPAYHELCNTDPVAVSGQCPNSCNFNGDCVDGKCRCFLGFHGNDCSRRSCPSKCNGNGMCLSNGICECKPGYTGIDCSTAVCDEQCSLHGGVCDNGVCEFRCSDYAGYTCQNSSMLLSSLSVCKNVLGNDVSGQHCAPSEPSILQQLEEVVVIPNYHRLFPGGARKLFNIFGSSYCDETAKRLACWISIQKCDKDGDNRLRVCHSACQSYNLACGASLDCSDQTLFSSDGEGEGQCTGSGEMKLSWFNRLRSSFSLRNSSLKGISVKYRQL; this is encoded by the exons ATGGAGCTAACGGTTCGGTGCACCTCATGCGCGCTGTCCAGATTTCATTGCAAGCTTCGATTCGCTGTGATTGTTTTCGAG ATTATATTGATATTGGCATGGGTGGAGGCCCACAATGCGAAGTCCCATGAACACCAACTTCAATTGGGAGGCTTGGAGAGGAATACCGAGAACATTGCCTCACACTCTTGCATACATGACCAGATTCTTGAACAGAGGAAGCGACCTGGTCGCAAGGTGTATTCAATTACCCCACAGGTTTATGAGCCTGGTCGCTTGAAACCCCCTCAGCATAAAGGTAGGACATTACTTGATGTGTCAACATCATCAAGGCCTCAAGAGGATGCAAAGAAGCCTATTAGGATATATCTAAATTATGATGCTGTTGGCCACTCCCCTGACAGGGATTGTCGAGCAATTGGCGATATTGTCAAA CTTGGGGAGCCTCCCATGACTTCTCCTGGTTTTCCTTCTTGCAATCCTCATGCTATTCCTCCAATCTTTGGTGATTGTTGGTATAACTGCACTTCTGAAGATATCTCAGAAGATGACAAAAAATGTCGCCTTCGTAAG GCATTAGGTCAGACAGCTGACTGGTTTAGGAGAGCATTGGCTGTTGAGCCTGTCAAGGGGAACCTGCGGTTGAGTGGATATTCTGCGTGTGGACAAGATGGAGGTGTGCAGCTTCCTCGTGGATATATTGAGG AGGGTGTATCTGATGCCGACTTGGTTCTTTTGGTGACTACAAGACCTACAACTGGAAATACACTTGCCTGGGCAGTGGCATGTGAACGAGATCAATGGGGTCGTGCTATAGCTG GACATGTTAATGTTGCGCCTCGCCATTTGACTGCCGAGGCAGAGACTTTGCTTTCAGCTACTCTGATACATGAG GTTATGCATGTTCTTGGTTTTGATCCACATGCCTTTGCTCATTTTAGAGATGAAAGGAAAAGACGGCGTAATCAG GTTACTGAACAAGTTATGGATGAAAAACTTGGACGAATGGCAACACGTGTGGTGCTTCCTCGTGTTGTCATGCATTCTCGATATCATTATGCG GCTTTCTCAGGAAATTTTTCTGGTTTAGAGCTGGAAGATGGTGGAGGACGTGGCACATCAG GATCTCACTGGGAAAAAAGGCTTCTTATGAATGAGATTATGACTGGTTCTGTGGATACAAGATCTGTTGTTTCAAAAATGACATTAGCTCTATTAGAAGATAGTGGGTGGTACAAGGCCAATTATAGTATGGCAGACCATCTTGATTGGGGTCGCAACCAAGGTACTGAGTTTGTTACCTCTCCTTGCAATCTATGGGAGGGAGCCTATCGTTGCAACACAACACAGTTTTCTGGCTGTACGTATAACAGGGAGGCAGAGGGATACTGCCCCATCCTAACTTATAGTGGAGATCTCCCTCGGTGGGCTCGGTATTTTCCTCAAGCTAATAAGG GTGGACAATCCTCGTTGGCTGATTATTGCACTTATTTTGTTGCTTACTCTGATGGATCATGTACAGACACTAACAGTGCACGAGCACCTGACAGAATGCTAGGTGAAGTCAGAGGAAGTAACTCTAG GTGTATGGCTTCATCACTAGTACGCACAGGCTTTGTACGAGGTTCTATGACCCAGGGAAATGGTTGCTATCAGCACAGGTGTATCAACAATTCTTTAGAG GTTGCTGTGGATGGTATCTGGAAAGTGTGTCCTCAAGCTGGTGGACCCATTCAGTTCCCTGGCTTTAATG GTGAATTACTCTGCCCTGCTTACCATGAGCTCTGTAACACTGACCCAGTAGCTGTGTCTGGTCAATGCCCTAATTCATGTAATTTCAATGGAGATTGTGTTGATGGAAAATGCCGATGCTTTCTTGGATTTCATGGGAATGATTGCAGTAGAC GTTCCTGCCCCAGCAAATGCAATGGCAATGGAATGTGTCTTTCCAATGGGATTTGTGAATGTAAACCTGGCTACACTGGCATTGACTGCTCCACTG CTGTGTGTGATGAGCAATGCAGCCTTCATGGTGGGGTTTGTGATAATGGAGTTTGTGAATTTCGCTGTTCTGACTATGCGGGATACACATGCCAGAATAGCTCCATGCTCCTATCTAGCCTTTCGGTGTGCAAAAATGTGCTGGGAAATGATGTTTCTGGACAGCATTGTGCACCCAGTGAGCCTAGCATACTACAGCAACTGGAAGAGGTTGTTGTCATACCCAACTACCACCGACTATTCCCTGGTGGTGctagaaaattatttaatatatttggcAGCTCCTACTGTGATGAGACTGCTAAACGGCTTGCCTGCTGG ATCTCAATCCAGAAGTGCGACAAGGATGGAGACAACAGGCTTCGAGTGTGCCATTCTGCATGCCAGTCTTATAATCTAGCATGTGGAGCTTCACTTGACTGCTCTGATCAGACGCTTTTCAGCAGTGACGGGGAAGGGGAGGGTCAATGCACTGGCTCGGGTGAGATGAAATTGTCATGGTTTAATCGTCTGCGAAGCAGTTTTTCTTTGAGAAATAGTTCCTTGAAAGGAATATCTGTAAAATATAGGCAGCTataa
- the LOC100809195 gene encoding uncharacterized protein — MLEAMESSVNGGFTHLQSCGDSSEEELSVLPRHTKVVVTGNNRTKSVLVGLQGVVKKAVGLGGWHWLVLTNGIEVKLQRNALSVIEAPTGNEEDDDLEFENMPWNGSDLASDDTQKFHKPRHRMHRTLGSSHKTMSRSFSGDSQSKGSVSMPHGSTKVDLSKLEMAALWRYWRHFNLVDAVPNPSKEQLVDVVQRHFMSQQMDELQVIVGFVQAAKRLKTVCK, encoded by the exons TTACCCATTTGCAGAGCTGTGGAGATAGCAGCGAAGAAGAGTTATCGGTGCTTCCTCGTCACACCAAAGTGGTCGTAACAGGAAATAACCGCACCAAATCGGTGCTCGTTGGTCTTCAAGGTGTTGTTAAGAAAGCCGTTGGACTAGGTGGATGGCATTGGCTG GTTCTTACAAATGGTATTGAAGTGAAGCTACAAAGGAATGCTCTTAGCGTGATTGAAGCACCCACCGGTAACGAGGAAGATGATGACCTTGAGTTTGAAAATATGCCGTGGAATGGATCAGATTTGG CATCGGACGATACACAGAAGTTCCACAAGCCGAGGCATAGAATGCATAGAACATTGGGATCATCTCACAAGACCATGAGTAGGTCATTCTCTGGCGATTCACAGTCAAAGGGCTCCGTTTCTATGCCTCATGGGTCCACg AAGGTAGACTTGAGCAAACTTGAAATGGCTGCATTGTGGAGATATTGGCGACATTTTAATCTA GTGGATGCGGTCCCAAACCCATCAAAAGAGCAGCTAGTAGATGTTGTTCAGAGGCATTTCATGTCGCAG CAAATGGACGAATTGCAGGTGATTGTGGGATTCGTCCAAGCTGCAAAGAGGCTTAAGACTGTGTGCAAATGA